The segment CCGACGTCTTCGCGCCGCTGACCCTGATCGGCCGCGGCCTGCGCAGCCACGCCGACTGGGCGAAGGCCCGCTGGGCGGCCACCCCGAAGGAGCGGCGCGGCCCGACGCTGCTGGTAGGCGCGGCCGTGGTGCTCGGCGTCTTCCTGCTGCCGCACGGCCCGCTGCTGGCGATCGTCGCGCTGCTCGCCTCGGCCGCCTGGGTCGGCCGCCGCCCGAAGACCCCGGCCGAGCCCGCACCGGACCCGGCCGACACCAAGCTGCCCGCCCTGTACGCGGCGCTCACCCCGTACTTCGGCGGCTTCGACGACCCGGGCGCGCCGTACCGGCCGGAGGGCGACTGGAAGGCGGCGTTCGGCGACTGGGAGTTCGACCAGGACGGCCGGCTGGCCGCGCTGGAGATCGGCTACCCGGCGTACTTCACCGACACCGAGCCGTCCGCCCGGGCCCGGATCGAGCAGGTGGTGCAGGGCAAGGCGGGGCGCTCCCGGGAGTACCGCTTCGACTGGGACGAGGAGTCCAACCGGCTGCGGGTGACGGCGCTGGCGCCGCTGCCGGCCGACATCGCGGCGCAGCGCTTCGTGACGGCGCCGGGCGAGATCGTGCTGGGCTTCACCGACGGCGAGGGCAGCCGGCGCACCATCCCGGTCGAGCAGGGCGGCGTCACCGAGCAGCAGCCGCCGGTGGTGTGGCGGGTCGGGCCGCGCTCGGCCGAGCCGCACCTGCTGGCGCTGGGCGCGCCGGGCCACGGCACCTCGACGCTGCTGCGCTCGATCGCGCTGCAGGCGCTGCCGCACGGCGACCTGGTGGTGGTGGACGGGGCGAGCACCGGCGAGCACGCCTGCCTGGTGAACCGTCCGGGCGTGCACACGGTGGAGACCAGCCTGCACGGGGCGCTCGCCGCGCTGGAGTGGTGCGCGCAGGAGACCGAGCGCCGGCTGGTCGCGCTGAACGCCGCCCGGCACCACGGGCTGGCGGCGCCCGCCGACGTGACCCGGCCGCTGTGGATCCTGCTGGACCGGGTCACCGAGCTGTCCGAGCTGGCGCACGCCGAGGGCCGCACCGACCCGCAGGAGCTGCTGGAGGTGCCGTTGCGGCACGGCCGGGCGGCCCGCGTGACGGTGGTGTTCGCGGACGGGCTGGACGCGCTCGGCCGGATCTCGCCGACCGTCCGCACCTGCGCCCGGGCCCGGGTGGTGCTCGGCCCGGTGAACGCCGAGTCCGGCCCGGCCGCGCTGGGCGGCCCGCTGGACATCGCGCCCGCCGCGCACACCCCGCCCGGCCGCGGCTACGCCCGGATCGGCACCACCGGGCCGGTCCGGCTGCAGGTCCCGGTGACCGTCGACCCGCTGGACGAGGACGCCCCGGAGCAGCTGCGGGACGCGGTGGCCGCGCTGCTCCCGCACCGCGCCCCGCGGACGGCGGCGCCCGCCGAGGCCCCGGTCTCGGCTTCGCTCGCGGGCGAGCCCGCCGGGGCGACCCGGATCGGCGACGCGTCGCCGGTGCCGCCCGTCCCGCCGCTGCCGCCCGCGCAGGCTCCGGCCGGGCCGGCCGACCTGACCAAGGAGGCGCTGCCGGAGGCCGCTCCGGTCCGCTCGCGGCCGGTCTGGTAGGAATTGCCGGTGGCGGAGCGGGTC is part of the Kitasatospora setae KM-6054 genome and harbors:
- a CDS encoding FtsK/SpoIIIE domain-containing protein, which encodes MSLTRHFSRGREMARSAGDHAADVFAPLTLIGRGLRSHADWAKARWAATPKERRGPTLLVGAAVVLGVFLLPHGPLLAIVALLASAAWVGRRPKTPAEPAPDPADTKLPALYAALTPYFGGFDDPGAPYRPEGDWKAAFGDWEFDQDGRLAALEIGYPAYFTDTEPSARARIEQVVQGKAGRSREYRFDWDEESNRLRVTALAPLPADIAAQRFVTAPGEIVLGFTDGEGSRRTIPVEQGGVTEQQPPVVWRVGPRSAEPHLLALGAPGHGTSTLLRSIALQALPHGDLVVVDGASTGEHACLVNRPGVHTVETSLHGALAALEWCAQETERRLVALNAARHHGLAAPADVTRPLWILLDRVTELSELAHAEGRTDPQELLEVPLRHGRAARVTVVFADGLDALGRISPTVRTCARARVVLGPVNAESGPAALGGPLDIAPAAHTPPGRGYARIGTTGPVRLQVPVTVDPLDEDAPEQLRDAVAALLPHRAPRTAAPAEAPVSASLAGEPAGATRIGDASPVPPVPPLPPAQAPAGPADLTKEALPEAAPVRSRPVW